The Halalkalibacter krulwichiae genome has a segment encoding these proteins:
- a CDS encoding CtsR family transcriptional regulator, with the protein MRNISDIIEEYLKATIKNSGNDPLEIKRSEIAKKFQCVPSQINYVIQTRFTLEKGYQVESKRGGGGYIRIIKVSPHDHLDLLDQMIKITGKNIDQNTAENIILRLYEENAVTKREANLMLSVMDRTLYNAEVTHRDEVRSNILRAMLQTLKYKELS; encoded by the coding sequence TTGAGGAATATTTCAGACATCATTGAGGAGTACCTGAAAGCAACGATTAAAAATAGTGGTAATGATCCATTAGAAATTAAACGTAGTGAGATTGCAAAGAAGTTTCAATGTGTGCCTTCACAAATCAATTACGTCATTCAAACACGTTTTACTCTTGAAAAGGGCTATCAAGTAGAAAGCAAAAGAGGTGGTGGAGGATATATTCGCATTATTAAAGTCAGTCCCCATGATCATTTAGACTTACTTGACCAAATGATAAAAATCACAGGAAAAAATATTGATCAGAATACAGCTGAGAATATTATTTTGCGTTTATATGAAGAAAATGCAGTTACAAAAAGAGAAGCGAATCTCATGTTAAGTGTAATGGATCGAACACTCTATAATGCTGAAGTAACTCACCGTGATGAGGTTAGATCTAATATTTTAAGAGCGATGTTACAAACATTAAAATATAAAGAATTATCATAG
- a CDS encoding helix-turn-helix domain-containing protein, producing MESRNSGRRIRAYRKLKGYTQEEFARQIGMSVSLLGEVERGNRLASEPAIERMATVLNISKEELTV from the coding sequence ATGGAATCCAGGAATAGTGGAAGAAGAATTCGAGCCTATCGCAAGCTTAAAGGCTATACACAAGAAGAATTTGCAAGACAGATAGGGATGTCTGTTTCGTTACTTGGTGAGGTCGAAAGAGGAAATCGACTAGCCAGTGAACCGGCAATCGAGCGAATGGCTACGGTATTAAATATAAGCAAGGAAGAATTAACAGTGTAA
- the folB gene encoding dihydroneopterin aldolase, with amino-acid sequence MDKIYLNQMAFFGYHGVFQEEQKLGQRFIVDVTLCLDLSRAGSKDDLEETINYGEVYGKVKEIVEGKPYKLVEAVAENIAAVLLRDFPLLNQCTVKVIKPDPPIPGHYQSVAVELVRDRT; translated from the coding sequence ATGGATAAAATCTATTTGAATCAGATGGCCTTTTTTGGATATCATGGTGTGTTTCAAGAAGAGCAAAAATTAGGTCAACGATTTATAGTTGATGTTACTCTTTGTTTAGATTTATCTCGTGCTGGTTCGAAAGATGATTTAGAAGAAACGATTAATTATGGCGAAGTATATGGGAAAGTCAAAGAAATTGTAGAAGGTAAGCCTTATAAATTGGTTGAGGCGGTAGCCGAGAACATTGCAGCTGTATTGTTGCGAGACTTTCCATTGTTAAATCAGTGTACCGTTAAAGTAATTAAACCAGACCCGCCAATACCAGGTCATTATCAATCTGTGGCGGTAGAGTTGGTGAGGGATCGCACATGA
- the pabB gene encoding aminodeoxychorismate synthase, component I, with protein MLQQKKETNRTSAVRSCKFDEKKWFARYLHLSAEEPQHVLLESGRGGRYSIIGLRPFATISGKEEVLTIEQDGRTVEKKGPLLASLKETLAPYSQSTIEGLPPFQGGAIGYFSYDIVREIEKLPPLAKDDLALPDVYFLLFNDVFIYDHLENKLWIIVNGEYEKKKELEQKAQDYMESWEQAQEEPLLRDSVLKGSDDKTASLSDDDFCKAVEKIQQYIAAGDVFQVNLSVRQSRDLTVDPIKVYEALRKINPSPYMSYFHTPSFQFVSASPELLVKKNGTELSTRPIAGTRSRGKSEEEDEQLANTLINNEKERAEHVMLVDLERNDLGRVSAYGTVEVDELMVIEKYSHVMHIVSNVKGTLAEEKDLYDVIRATFPGGTITGAPKVRTMEIIEELEPVRRGIYTGSIGWIGFNENMELNIAIRTMVCKGGQAHVQAGAGIVIDSIPSNEYKESLKKARALWHALEQSEEEMRNRTVSLS; from the coding sequence ATGTTGCAACAGAAGAAGGAAACGAACAGAACGAGTGCAGTTAGGTCATGTAAGTTCGATGAAAAAAAATGGTTTGCACGTTATTTGCATTTATCGGCTGAAGAACCCCAACATGTTTTGTTAGAAAGTGGACGAGGGGGGCGCTATAGCATTATTGGCTTAAGGCCATTTGCGACGATAAGTGGAAAAGAAGAAGTGTTAACAATTGAACAGGATGGAAGAACAGTAGAGAAGAAAGGGCCGCTTCTTGCTAGTTTAAAAGAAACACTTGCACCATACTCGCAATCTACAATTGAAGGGCTCCCTCCATTTCAAGGTGGAGCAATAGGATATTTCTCTTATGATATAGTTAGGGAAATTGAAAAGCTACCTCCACTAGCTAAAGATGATTTAGCGTTGCCTGATGTATATTTCCTCTTGTTTAATGATGTGTTTATTTATGATCATCTAGAGAACAAATTGTGGATCATTGTCAATGGTGAATATGAAAAAAAGAAAGAGCTAGAACAAAAAGCACAAGATTATATGGAATCATGGGAACAAGCTCAAGAAGAGCCGTTACTTCGAGATTCCGTATTAAAGGGATCTGACGATAAGACAGCTTCTTTATCAGACGATGACTTTTGTAAAGCTGTTGAAAAGATTCAGCAATACATAGCAGCAGGTGATGTCTTCCAAGTTAATTTATCTGTGAGACAGTCTAGAGATTTAACGGTAGACCCAATTAAAGTCTATGAAGCTCTTCGAAAAATCAATCCGTCTCCGTATATGAGTTATTTCCATACTCCTTCTTTTCAATTTGTTAGTGCTTCGCCAGAATTACTTGTAAAGAAAAACGGAACAGAACTAAGTACTAGACCAATCGCAGGTACTCGTTCAAGAGGGAAAAGTGAAGAAGAAGATGAGCAATTAGCGAATACATTAATAAACAATGAAAAAGAACGTGCAGAGCATGTGATGCTAGTTGACTTGGAGCGTAATGATCTAGGTAGAGTATCTGCCTATGGGACAGTTGAAGTCGATGAACTTATGGTTATTGAAAAGTATTCACATGTTATGCATATTGTATCAAATGTAAAAGGGACGCTTGCAGAAGAAAAAGACTTATACGATGTCATTCGTGCAACTTTTCCTGGAGGAACCATAACCGGAGCTCCTAAAGTAAGGACGATGGAAATAATAGAAGAGCTTGAACCTGTAAGACGAGGCATTTATACTGGATCTATAGGATGGATTGGCTTCAATGAAAATATGGAGCTAAATATTGCAATCCGGACGATGGTTTGTAAGGGTGGACAAGCCCATGTGCAAGCTGGTGCTGGAATTGTCATTGATTCCATTCCATCGAATGAATATAAAGAATCATTGAAAAAAGCAAGAGCGCTTTGGCACGCATTAGAGCAAAGCGAAGAAGAGATGAGAAACAGAACAGTTAGCTTGAGCTGA
- the dusB gene encoding tRNA dihydrouridine synthase DusB: MLKIGNIEMKNQVVLAPMAGVCNPAFRLIAKEFGAGLVCAEMVSDKAILHKNQKSLSMLYVDEREKPLSLQIFGGERETLVEAAKFVDKHTNADIIDINMGCPVPKITKCDAGAKWLLDPNKIYEMVAATVDAVNKPVTVKMRIGWDSDHIYAIENARAVERAGGSAVAVHGRTRVQMYEGVADWNIIKEVKDAVGIPVIGNGDVKTPQDARRMLDETGVDGVMIGRAALGNPWMLYQTIQYLENGVQPSEPTPREKIDVCMLHLDRLIKLKGENVAVREMRKHAAWYLKGMRGNGRVRDKVNSFETRNDVVSTLYTFVDEIEASMVEESSAV, encoded by the coding sequence ATGTTGAAGATCGGAAACATTGAGATGAAGAATCAAGTTGTTTTAGCGCCTATGGCAGGTGTGTGTAATCCTGCATTCAGATTAATTGCTAAAGAATTCGGAGCAGGTTTAGTATGTGCAGAAATGGTGAGTGACAAAGCTATTTTGCATAAAAATCAAAAATCATTAAGTATGCTTTATGTTGATGAACGTGAGAAACCGTTAAGCCTACAAATCTTTGGTGGAGAACGTGAGACGCTTGTAGAAGCAGCGAAGTTTGTAGATAAACATACAAATGCTGACATCATTGATATTAATATGGGATGTCCGGTTCCTAAGATTACAAAATGTGATGCTGGAGCTAAATGGTTGTTAGATCCTAATAAAATCTATGAGATGGTCGCTGCAACTGTTGATGCAGTTAATAAACCAGTTACGGTAAAAATGCGGATCGGTTGGGATTCAGATCATATATATGCTATTGAGAATGCTCGTGCAGTTGAACGTGCAGGAGGAAGTGCAGTAGCTGTGCATGGACGTACGCGCGTTCAAATGTATGAAGGTGTTGCAGATTGGAACATCATTAAAGAAGTTAAGGATGCCGTCGGTATTCCTGTAATTGGTAACGGGGATGTGAAGACGCCTCAAGATGCCCGCCGTATGTTAGATGAGACGGGGGTAGATGGAGTGATGATTGGAAGAGCGGCCTTAGGTAATCCTTGGATGCTCTATCAAACTATCCAATATCTTGAGAATGGTGTGCAACCATCTGAACCGACTCCAAGGGAAAAAATTGATGTATGTATGCTCCACTTAGACCGTTTAATTAAATTAAAGGGTGAAAATGTTGCTGTACGTGAGATGAGAAAGCATGCAGCTTGGTATCTTAAAGGAATGCGTGGAAATGGGCGCGTTCGAGATAAGGTTAATAGTTTTGAGACAAGAAACGATGTGGTTAGCACATTATATACTTTTGTTGATGAAATAGAAGCTAGTATGGTTGAAGAATCAAGTGCAGTTTGA
- the pabC gene encoding aminodeoxychorismate lyase, which yields MYVYVNGAIVEKDQAMVSAFDHGYMYGIGLFETFRVDNGHPFLLDDHFQRLKASLKEVGIEWSMSKEEVLAVLHKLLDANQLRDAYVRWNVSAGIHDLGLYSGGYTEPTTIVYMKPLPKGMLLKKDAVVLQMNRNSPEGSFRFKSHHFLNNVLAKRELGEATNVEGVFLTEAGFVAEGIVSNVFWVKDGIVYTPDINTGILDGVTRNFVLALLHKKAIPYQIGYYSKDELLNADEAFVTNSIQEIVTLQSINGHSYKGSSLAAKLKRDFDFYKREQLWSRSEVMEEDYE from the coding sequence GTGTACGTCTATGTAAATGGCGCTATTGTTGAAAAAGACCAGGCAATGGTGTCTGCTTTTGACCATGGTTATATGTATGGTATTGGTCTTTTTGAAACTTTTCGCGTTGATAATGGTCATCCGTTTCTCTTGGATGACCATTTTCAGCGTTTAAAAGCGAGTCTAAAAGAAGTTGGAATTGAGTGGTCAATGTCAAAAGAGGAAGTTCTTGCTGTGTTACATAAGCTTCTTGACGCAAATCAATTAAGAGATGCTTATGTAAGGTGGAATGTGTCTGCTGGTATTCATGACCTTGGTTTGTATAGTGGAGGATATACAGAGCCTACAACCATTGTTTATATGAAGCCTCTTCCAAAAGGAATGCTACTTAAAAAAGATGCGGTGGTTCTTCAGATGAACCGTAACTCACCTGAAGGAAGTTTTCGTTTCAAATCGCATCATTTTCTAAATAATGTTTTGGCAAAACGTGAATTAGGCGAAGCTACAAATGTAGAAGGTGTTTTTCTAACAGAGGCAGGATTTGTTGCGGAAGGAATTGTTTCAAATGTCTTTTGGGTTAAAGATGGAATCGTTTATACACCTGATATTAATACAGGCATTTTAGATGGAGTGACACGAAACTTTGTTTTGGCTTTATTACATAAAAAAGCAATTCCGTACCAAATTGGTTATTATTCAAAAGATGAGTTGTTGAATGCTGATGAGGCGTTTGTTACAAATTCAATACAAGAAATCGTTACATTGCAATCAATAAATGGTCATTCATATAAGGGGAGTTCACTTGCAGCTAAATTGAAACGAGACTTTGACTTTTACAAAAGAGAACAACTTTGGAGCCGATCGGAGGTTATGGAGGAAGACTATGAGTAA
- the pabA gene encoding aminodeoxychorismate/anthranilate synthase component II, translating to MILMIDNYDSFTYNLVQYLGEMGQELVVKRNDQITIEEIEQLNPDFLMISPGPCSPNEAGISLQAIEYFAGKLPIFGVCLGHQSIAQVFGGDVIRADRLMHGKTSDVTHNGETIFEGLSSPLTVTRYHSLIVKKETLPDSLVITAETDEGEIMALRHRDLPIEGVQFHPESIMTSEGKQLLRNFIDKYGKEKTACTSM from the coding sequence ATGATATTAATGATTGATAACTATGATTCGTTTACGTATAACTTGGTGCAATATCTAGGGGAAATGGGACAGGAGTTGGTCGTTAAGCGTAATGATCAAATTACGATTGAGGAGATTGAACAATTAAATCCTGATTTTCTAATGATCTCTCCAGGACCTTGCAGCCCAAATGAGGCGGGAATTAGTTTGCAAGCAATCGAGTATTTTGCTGGGAAATTGCCGATCTTTGGAGTTTGTTTAGGGCATCAATCAATTGCTCAAGTATTCGGAGGAGATGTTATTCGAGCAGATCGTTTAATGCATGGAAAAACGTCTGATGTTACTCATAATGGTGAGACTATTTTCGAAGGATTATCCTCACCTCTAACAGTTACCAGATACCATTCTTTAATTGTTAAAAAAGAAACGTTACCTGATAGTCTCGTTATCACAGCTGAAACGGATGAAGGGGAGATCATGGCATTGCGTCACCGTGACCTTCCAATAGAAGGAGTCCAATTTCATCCAGAATCAATTATGACTTCTGAAGGCAAACAGCTTCTTCGTAATTTCATCGATAAGTATGGCAAGGAGAAGACAGCGTGTACGTCTATGTAA
- the folK gene encoding 2-amino-4-hydroxy-6-hydroxymethyldihydropteridine diphosphokinase — translation MNHDVYIALGSNIGDRYDHLKTAIHLLDQHERISVEKQSSIYETEPVGYVNQQAFLNMVIYVKTDLSPRELLDVTQAIETRCGRKRDIRWGPRTIDLDILLFDQENMVMETLSIPHPRMWERAFVMIPLMELQPMLKAPHSDKSLEEIYKALPDKEGVRKWNPGIVEEEFEPIASLKAIHKKNLQDR, via the coding sequence ATGAATCATGATGTATATATCGCTTTAGGGTCTAATATTGGAGATCGTTATGATCATTTGAAGACAGCTATTCATCTTCTTGATCAACATGAGAGGATATCAGTTGAAAAGCAATCATCAATCTATGAAACCGAGCCAGTAGGCTATGTGAATCAGCAAGCTTTTTTGAACATGGTCATCTACGTAAAGACCGATTTATCACCTAGGGAATTATTGGATGTAACGCAAGCAATTGAGACGCGGTGTGGGCGCAAACGTGATATTAGGTGGGGACCAAGAACTATAGATCTTGACATTTTGCTGTTTGACCAAGAAAATATGGTGATGGAGACCCTTTCGATACCTCATCCTAGAATGTGGGAGCGTGCATTTGTGATGATTCCTTTAATGGAATTGCAACCAATGCTCAAAGCACCTCACTCTGATAAATCATTAGAAGAGATATACAAAGCACTACCAGATAAAGAAGGGGTACGGAAATGGAATCCAGGAATAGTGGAAGAAGAATTCGAGCCTATCGCAAGCTTAAAGGCTATACACAAGAAGAATTTGCAAGACAGATAG
- a CDS encoding VLRF1 family aeRF1-type release factor, protein MLQPNGLQQLKDQYACDKGVLTIYLNTDQTSNDQQKGEWKIRLKNGLKKLEQYIERMNANQIQTFKKLKKNALKEIENLQLQLPKSFVLVASEKGGLYLKELRIQVENEFQWDKEPKFLQLENLQKRYPQEGILLIQKENIYMIETSLGEVNEETLYSLELESADWKPYEGNAARDRMASSANHRDKYDQRFEANQIRWLKQLASDLEQQGVKRGWKHVYLLGEKELVTEFEKQVKLINKTKINKNYTNLTSMEILNQLLVS, encoded by the coding sequence ATGCTGCAACCAAACGGACTCCAACAATTAAAAGATCAGTATGCATGTGATAAAGGTGTTTTAACTATTTATTTAAATACTGACCAGACGAGTAATGATCAACAAAAGGGAGAATGGAAAATAAGGCTAAAAAATGGTTTGAAGAAATTGGAGCAATATATAGAACGTATGAACGCTAACCAAATTCAGACATTTAAAAAGCTAAAGAAAAATGCTTTGAAAGAGATTGAAAACTTACAGCTGCAATTACCTAAAAGTTTTGTTTTAGTTGCTTCAGAAAAGGGTGGTTTATATTTAAAAGAGTTAAGGATACAAGTAGAAAATGAATTTCAATGGGATAAGGAACCGAAATTCTTACAGTTGGAGAACTTACAAAAGAGGTATCCACAAGAAGGAATTTTGCTTATTCAAAAAGAAAATATATATATGATTGAAACAAGTTTGGGAGAAGTAAACGAAGAGACTCTCTATAGTCTGGAGTTAGAAAGTGCAGATTGGAAGCCATATGAGGGTAATGCAGCTCGTGATAGAATGGCTTCAAGTGCCAATCACCGCGATAAGTATGACCAGAGATTTGAGGCTAATCAAATTAGATGGCTGAAGCAACTTGCATCTGATTTAGAACAGCAAGGGGTAAAAAGAGGTTGGAAGCATGTATATTTGCTTGGTGAAAAAGAATTAGTAACTGAATTTGAGAAACAAGTCAAATTGATAAATAAAACAAAAATTAATAAAAATTATACTAATTTGACATCGATGGAAATTCTGAATCAATTATTAGTATCATAA
- the lysS gene encoding lysine--tRNA ligase produces MTQELELNDQLAVRREKLSQLQEQGMDPFGGRFERSHTAKEMNEAFGEETKEVLEEAGNQVTFAGRIMTKRGKGKAGFAHVQDLTGQVQIYVRLDAVGEEQYQIFNTIDIGDIVGVTGTAFKTKVGELSIKVTEFQLLSKSLRPLPDKFHGLKDVEQRYRQRYVDLIMNPEVRDTFVMRSRILQSMRRYLDSKGYLEVETPTMHSIAGGASARPFVTHHNALDMTLYMRIAIELHLKRLIVGGLEKVYEIGRVFRNEGVSTRHNPEFTMIELYEAYADYQDIMKLTEELVAHIAREVLGTTTVTYGDYEVDLEPKWKRVHMVDAIKEKTGVDFWKEMSDEEARSIAKEHNVPVKETMTYGHVVNEFFEHFVEEDLIQPTFIYGHPLAISPLAKKNPEDPRFTDRFELFIVGREHANAFTELNDPIDQRQRFEQQLVEREQGDDEAHMMDEDFVEALEYGMPPTGGLGIGIDRLVMLLTNAPSIRDVLLFPQMRHREQGE; encoded by the coding sequence ATGACTCAAGAGCTCGAGTTGAATGATCAGCTAGCTGTAAGAAGAGAAAAGTTAAGTCAGTTACAAGAACAAGGGATGGATCCATTTGGCGGCCGCTTTGAACGTTCACATACAGCGAAAGAAATGAATGAAGCTTTTGGAGAAGAAACAAAAGAGGTATTAGAAGAAGCGGGTAATCAAGTAACTTTTGCAGGACGTATTATGACTAAGCGCGGAAAAGGAAAAGCCGGCTTTGCTCATGTACAAGATTTAACGGGACAAGTTCAAATTTATGTGCGTCTTGATGCCGTCGGAGAAGAACAATACCAAATTTTCAACACGATTGATATTGGAGATATCGTCGGTGTAACAGGTACAGCGTTTAAAACAAAAGTTGGCGAATTATCTATTAAAGTAACAGAATTTCAATTATTATCAAAATCTCTTCGTCCTTTGCCTGATAAATTCCATGGTTTAAAAGACGTTGAGCAGCGCTACCGTCAACGTTATGTTGATTTGATCATGAACCCAGAAGTGCGTGATACATTTGTTATGCGTAGTCGGATCTTACAATCTATGCGCCGTTATCTTGATTCAAAAGGGTATTTAGAAGTAGAAACACCAACTATGCATTCAATTGCTGGAGGTGCATCTGCTCGTCCGTTTGTTACACACCATAATGCGCTTGATATGACTCTATATATGCGTATTGCAATTGAACTCCATTTAAAGCGTCTAATTGTAGGTGGCTTAGAAAAGGTTTATGAAATTGGTCGAGTATTTCGTAATGAAGGTGTGTCAACGAGACATAACCCAGAGTTTACAATGATTGAGTTGTATGAAGCTTATGCAGATTATCAAGACATTATGAAGCTTACTGAAGAATTAGTAGCGCACATAGCTAGAGAAGTACTTGGCACAACGACAGTAACTTATGGAGACTATGAGGTAGATTTAGAGCCAAAATGGAAAAGAGTCCACATGGTTGATGCAATTAAAGAGAAAACAGGTGTAGACTTCTGGAAGGAGATGTCTGATGAGGAGGCTCGCTCAATCGCGAAAGAGCATAATGTGCCTGTTAAAGAAACAATGACGTATGGTCATGTTGTGAATGAATTCTTTGAACATTTTGTTGAAGAGGATTTAATTCAACCGACATTTATTTACGGCCATCCTCTTGCGATTTCACCTCTTGCAAAAAAGAATCCAGAGGACCCACGTTTCACCGATCGCTTTGAATTGTTCATTGTAGGTAGAGAACATGCTAATGCATTTACTGAGTTAAATGATCCAATAGATCAACGTCAACGTTTTGAACAACAATTAGTTGAACGTGAACAAGGTGATGATGAAGCTCATATGATGGATGAGGATTTTGTAGAAGCGCTTGAATATGGTATGCCTCCTACTGGTGGATTAGGAATCGGGATTGATCGATTAGTCATGTTGTTAACGAATGCTCCTTCAATTAGGGACGTTCTGTTATTCCCGCAAATGCGTCACCGTGAGCAAGGAGAGTAA
- the ltrA gene encoding group II intron reverse transcriptase/maturase, which yields MHRPQKTSKDGYLLEHKVEPEHKAEACSILHAEPRRRDGESSELISEIIDRDNLNRAYKRVKKNKGKPGIDGMTVDKLPLFLAEERRSLVLSIKDGTYQPQPVKRVEIPKQDGSKRKLGIPTVKDRLVQQAILQVIEKWINPHFSENSFGFRPNRSAHDAIGKAKQYYEERYRYVVDIDMKQYFDTVNHDKLMYHVEEFIQDPIVLKLIRKFLRSGIMIGEKYEPSEVGTPQGGNLSPLLSNAYLHQLDLELERRGHKFIRYADDCNIYVKSQRAGERVLKSITKFLEEKLKLTVNKEKSEVGKPTKRKFLGFCIHPTRNGAQVRPHTKAKKSLEEKVRKLTSRKRPGEIREIIKEVNQVTRGWINYYGVGLVKTYVQEIDRWIRRRIRQIIWKRWKKVKTRFKSLIKLKIPKQKAWEWANTRKGYWHISNSFILNTAIANHLLERIGLLNLTQLYSSINSKHT from the coding sequence ATGCATCGACCACAGAAAACATCAAAAGATGGCTACCTGCTAGAACATAAGGTGGAACCTGAACATAAAGCGGAAGCGTGCAGTATACTTCACGCTGAACCTAGAAGAAGAGATGGTGAAAGTTCAGAATTGATCAGCGAGATTATTGATCGAGATAACCTCAATAGGGCTTATAAAAGAGTCAAGAAGAACAAAGGAAAACCTGGGATAGACGGAATGACGGTAGACAAATTGCCACTATTCTTAGCCGAAGAGAGAAGGTCTCTTGTGCTTTCCATTAAAGATGGAACGTATCAACCACAACCCGTTAAGCGGGTTGAAATTCCGAAGCAGGATGGTTCAAAAAGAAAGCTAGGAATTCCCACGGTCAAAGACCGACTTGTCCAACAAGCGATTCTTCAAGTAATTGAAAAATGGATCAACCCCCATTTCTCCGAAAACAGTTTTGGCTTCCGCCCAAACCGAAGTGCTCACGACGCAATCGGAAAAGCAAAACAGTACTATGAAGAGAGATACCGATACGTGGTAGACATTGATATGAAGCAGTACTTCGATACAGTCAACCATGATAAACTCATGTATCATGTAGAGGAATTTATTCAGGACCCAATAGTGCTTAAGCTAATTCGTAAATTCCTGCGAAGTGGCATTATGATTGGTGAAAAATATGAGCCAAGCGAGGTTGGAACTCCTCAAGGAGGAAATCTATCACCGCTTCTTAGTAACGCCTATCTTCACCAACTGGACCTAGAACTAGAAAGGCGTGGTCATAAGTTTATCCGCTACGCAGATGACTGTAACATTTACGTGAAAAGCCAAAGGGCTGGAGAGAGAGTATTAAAAAGCATTACAAAATTTCTTGAAGAAAAACTAAAGCTAACGGTGAATAAGGAGAAGAGTGAAGTTGGTAAACCGACGAAACGGAAGTTTCTAGGGTTCTGTATACATCCAACAAGAAATGGAGCACAAGTCCGTCCGCATACTAAGGCGAAAAAGAGCCTCGAAGAAAAAGTAAGAAAACTAACTTCCCGCAAACGACCAGGAGAGATCCGTGAGATCATCAAGGAGGTCAACCAAGTAACTAGGGGGTGGATCAACTATTATGGGGTTGGTCTTGTGAAAACCTATGTTCAAGAAATTGATCGTTGGATACGTCGAAGGATTAGACAAATAATCTGGAAAAGGTGGAAGAAGGTTAAAACTCGCTTTAAAAGTCTTATCAAACTAAAAATCCCCAAACAAAAGGCTTGGGAGTGGGCAAACACTCGGAAAGGCTACTGGCATATTTCAAATAGTTTCATCTTAAATACCGCGATAGCAAATCATCTTCTTGAACGAATTGGATTACTCAATCTTACTCAACTATATTCCTCGATAAATTCTAAACACACTTAA
- the folP gene encoding dihydropteroate synthase: MSKIKMVERLFEDINKRTLIMGILNITPDSFSDGGKFNELEVAVARAKQMVEDGADIIDIGGESTRPGFTPVVAEEEIRRVVPVIEAVASEVNVPISIDTYKAEVGKRALEAGASILNDVWGAKWDKEMAQVAAESNAPIILTHNRHKEEYIDLMNDVISDLNESIDLCLQAGVKKENIILDPGIGFAKTYEENMDVMRNLEQIVGIGYPVLLGTSRKSVVAKTLNLPVDERVEGTGATVCYGIMKGCQMMRVHDVKEMSRMAKMMDALLRKGDQPNG, translated from the coding sequence ATGAGTAAGATAAAAATGGTGGAACGTTTGTTCGAAGACATTAATAAGAGAACGCTAATTATGGGCATTTTAAATATAACACCGGATTCATTTTCTGACGGTGGGAAGTTTAATGAGCTAGAGGTTGCTGTTGCGCGGGCGAAGCAAATGGTTGAGGATGGAGCTGATATTATCGATATTGGCGGAGAATCAACAAGGCCTGGTTTCACACCTGTAGTAGCGGAAGAGGAAATTCGTCGAGTTGTTCCGGTTATAGAAGCGGTAGCAAGTGAGGTAAATGTTCCAATTTCAATTGATACTTATAAGGCCGAGGTAGGAAAACGTGCTTTAGAAGCCGGTGCTAGTATTTTGAACGACGTTTGGGGTGCTAAATGGGATAAGGAGATGGCTCAAGTAGCGGCTGAGTCTAATGCACCTATTATTTTGACGCATAATCGCCATAAAGAGGAATACATCGACTTAATGAATGATGTTATTTCTGACTTGAACGAGAGCATTGACCTTTGTCTACAGGCAGGAGTGAAGAAGGAGAATATAATTCTTGATCCTGGTATTGGATTTGCAAAAACCTATGAAGAAAACATGGACGTTATGAGAAACTTAGAACAGATTGTTGGCATTGGTTATCCTGTACTCCTTGGTACATCAAGAAAGAGTGTCGTAGCTAAAACACTTAACTTACCTGTAGATGAAAGAGTGGAAGGTACAGGAGCGACTGTGTGCTATGGTATTATGAAGGGATGTCAAATGATGAGGGTCCATGATGTTAAAGAAATGTCACGAATGGCTAAAATGATGGATGCTTTGCTACGGAAAGGAGACCAACCAAATGGATAA